A region of the Roseovarius nanhaiticus genome:
TTCCGATGCGGGGCCGAGCGTGGCGACGATCTTGACGTTGCGATGGCGTCTCATATGTGAAACTTCCTGTTATCTGCTGCGCCAGACGCGCTAAAAGAGGCCGGGGAGGGTGCCGGCGCTTGCCTGCACCATTGCCATTCTTTTGCGCCGACGCAAAGGGCAGACAGGTTCAAATGGGGAATTTGGGGTGACATATCATCCAGTCGTCATAGACGGGGCGGATCGCGGTGGACGCTGGGCGGTGCTGTGCGATCACGCGTCAAACGAGGTGCCGGATTTCGTGAATGGCGGCTGCCTTGGCGTCGCGCCGGACGATATGGCACGCCACATCGCCTATGATCCGGGCGCCGAGGGCGTCAGCCGCGCGCTGGGCGCGATGCTGGATGGGCCGGCCATCCTGTCGCGCTTTTCGCGGCTTGTGATCGACCCCAATCGGGGCGAGGAGGATCCGACCCTGATCATGCAGCTTTATGACGGCACGATCATTCCCGGCAATCGCGGCATTTCCGATATCGACGCGGGCGAGCGTCTGCGCCGCTGTCATCGCCCCTATCACGATGCGGTCGCGCAAATGGCCGCGGCGCGGCGTGCGCCGGTTCTGGTGTCCGTCCACAGCTTCACGCCGCAGCTGCGCGGCCGCCCGCCGCGCCCGTGGCAGATTGGGGTGCTCTACTCCACCGATACGCGGCTGGCCCGTCCACTGCTGGCGCGCCTTCGCGCCGAGCCGGATCTGAGCGTGGGCGACAATCAGCCCTATACGGGCCACCTGCCCGGAGATACCATCGCCCGGCACGGGATCGAGCATGCACGTCCCAACGTCCTGATCGAGCTGCGCAACGACCTGATCGCGACCGAGGCGCAGCAAAAGGCCTGGGCCGCGCGGCTGGCGCCGATCCTGATCGAAACGCTGGCAGACGCCAACTTGTAGAAAGACTGTCCCATGCCGCATGTCATTGTCGAACATTCCCCCGATGCTGCCTCCGGCGCAAAGCTGCACGCGCTGTGCGAGGCGCTGTTCTCGGCTCTTGCCGCGCATGCCTCGATCACCAAACCCGAGACATTGAAACTGCGCACGCAGGCAGCGGGGGCCCACCTGCTCGGCACACGCGGTCAGAGCTTTGCACACGCGACGCTCCGCCTCTTGCCGGGCCGCGATGCAGACACCAAATCGGATTTGGCGCGCGTGATCCTGAGCGTGATGGAGGCGCAGATGCCCCAGGTGCACAGTCTGTCGGTGGACATCGCCGATTTGGACGCGGCCTACGCCAAACGCGTTCTGCCCGATTAAAAATAGGAGAGACCATGGACGATCAGACCCGTATCGAGCTGGAGGCCGCCGCCTTCCGCGCCCTGCGTCACCATCTGATGACCCAGCGCACGGATGTGCAGAATATCGACATGATGAACCTGACCGGCTTTTGCCGCAACTGCCTGAGCCGGTGGTATCAGGAGGCCGCGAACGAACGCGGCATCGAGATGTCCAAGGACGAGGCGCGCGAGATTTTCTACGGTATGACCATGGAGGAATGGAAATCCCAGCACCAGACCGACGCGAGCGCGGAAAAGCAGGAAGCGTTCAAAACGGCCTTTGCCGAAAATGTAGAGAAAAAGCGCTGAAGTTTAAGCGGACCGTCCCTTGGGAGGCGGTCCGCTATGAGTATTTTTGCCAAGATGAAACTGCAAGGGTCGAGTCAGACGGCGACTTTGAGGCTTTCATCTATATAGATCTCGCGCAGACGCGCGGCCACGGGGCCCGGCGCGCCGCTACCAATGCTGGCGCCGTCCACCTCGACCACGGGCGTCACGAAGGCGCTGGCGGAGGTGATGAACGCCTCGTCGGCGGCCAGTGCCTCGTCGAGGGTAAAGCTACGCTCTTCGACCTCCATCTGTGCTTCGCGCGCGAAACGCAGGACGGCGGCGCGGGTGATGCCGTGCAGGATGTCGTTGCTGAGCGCGCGTGTGATAATGCGGCCGTCCTTGATGATGTAGGCGTTGTTTGACGTGCCTTCCGTGACAAAGCCGTCCTCGATCATCCACGCGTCATCGACGCCTGCGGCCTGCGCCATCATCTTGGCCATGGACGGGTAGAGCAATTGCACCGTCTTGATGTCGCGGCGGCCCCAGCGCATGTCGGGCACCGTGACGATGCGCGCGCCACGTTTGGCCATTGGGCTGTCGATCATGCCGGGCTTGGATTGTGTGAAGAGGACCAGCGTCGGCTCGGTTCCTTCGGGCGGATAGTGGAAATCGCGGTCGCCGGGATTGCCCCGTGTGACCTGCATGTAAATCAGACCATCGCCGATGTCGTTGAGGCGCACCAATTCGCGATGGATCTCCAGAAGGTCGCCGCGCGCGTCAGGGGTCGCCATGCCCAACTCGGCGAGTGATCGGTCGAGGCGCACCATATGGCCGTCGAAATCGACCAACTTGCCGCCCAGCACGCTGACCACCTCGTAGACGCCGTCGGCCATCAGGAAACCACGGTCAAAGATCGAAACCTTGGCCTCATTTTCGGGCAGGTAGTCGCCATTCACATAAACAGTGCGCATCGTCATCATCCCCATAGTTCCGGCGCGGGGGGATGCACCCCGGCGCTGTCGAATGTCAGCGGTGTGCCGCGGTCCTCGGCCAATAAAAGCGGGCCGTCAAGATCTGTCACCAGCGCA
Encoded here:
- a CDS encoding DUF1244 domain-containing protein — its product is MDDQTRIELEAAAFRALRHHLMTQRTDVQNIDMMNLTGFCRNCLSRWYQEAANERGIEMSKDEAREIFYGMTMEEWKSQHQTDASAEKQEAFKTAFAENVEKKR
- a CDS encoding 5-carboxymethyl-2-hydroxymuconate Delta-isomerase gives rise to the protein MPHVIVEHSPDAASGAKLHALCEALFSALAAHASITKPETLKLRTQAAGAHLLGTRGQSFAHATLRLLPGRDADTKSDLARVILSVMEAQMPQVHSLSVDIADLDAAYAKRVLPD
- a CDS encoding N-formylglutamate amidohydrolase, with the translated sequence MTYHPVVIDGADRGGRWAVLCDHASNEVPDFVNGGCLGVAPDDMARHIAYDPGAEGVSRALGAMLDGPAILSRFSRLVIDPNRGEEDPTLIMQLYDGTIIPGNRGISDIDAGERLRRCHRPYHDAVAQMAAARRAPVLVSVHSFTPQLRGRPPRPWQIGVLYSTDTRLARPLLARLRAEPDLSVGDNQPYTGHLPGDTIARHGIEHARPNVLIELRNDLIATEAQQKAWAARLAPILIETLADANL
- a CDS encoding D-amino-acid transaminase, which codes for MMTMRTVYVNGDYLPENEAKVSIFDRGFLMADGVYEVVSVLGGKLVDFDGHMVRLDRSLAELGMATPDARGDLLEIHRELVRLNDIGDGLIYMQVTRGNPGDRDFHYPPEGTEPTLVLFTQSKPGMIDSPMAKRGARIVTVPDMRWGRRDIKTVQLLYPSMAKMMAQAAGVDDAWMIEDGFVTEGTSNNAYIIKDGRIITRALSNDILHGITRAAVLRFAREAQMEVEERSFTLDEALAADEAFITSASAFVTPVVEVDGASIGSGAPGPVAARLREIYIDESLKVAV